In the genome of Triticum urartu cultivar G1812 chromosome 5, Tu2.1, whole genome shotgun sequence, one region contains:
- the LOC125508402 gene encoding monothiol glutaredoxin-S4, mitochondrial-like, with the protein MARLVSSSLLRGLARSCRAPSTATVSRPAFQQFMNYSSGISGDSNVNGGTSATRVTADTDTHQDFQPTSKGSDMSLQDIVAQDIKENPVVIFMKGYPEAPRCGFSALAVKVLQQYGVSITARDILSNMKLKESVKAYSNWPTFPQIFINGEFVGGSDIILSMHQKGELKDLLGDSAQKGEQDSAQ; encoded by the exons ATGGCGAGGCTGGTGTCGTCTTCCCTACTCAGGGGGCTCGCGCGGTCGTGCCGCGCGCCCAGCACGGCG ACCGTGTCACGACCAGCTTTCCAACAGTTCATGAACTACTCATCAGGAATCAGTGGTGATTCTAACGTGAATGGCGGCACAAGTGCAACACGAGTAACCGCTGATACTGATACACATCAAGATTTCCAGCCTACAAGCAAAGGTTCTGACATGTCTTTGCAAGACATCGTTGCTCAG GATATCAAGGAGAATCCAGTCGTTATCTTCATGAAGGGTTATCCTGAAGCTCCCAGGTGTGGATTTAGTGCACTGGCAGTTAAGGTCCTCCAGCAATATG GCGTCTCTATCACTGCCAGAGATATTCTGAGTAATATGAAGCTCAAGGAGAGTGTCAAAGCTTACTC TAACTGGCCTACCTTTCCGCAAATATTTATCAACGGGGAGTTCGTTGGGGGCTCTGACATCATATTAAGCATGCACCAG AAAGGGGAACTTAAGGATTTACTTGGTGATTCCGCACAAAAGGGCGAGCAAGACAGTGCCCAGTGA